One Staphylococcus simiae genomic region harbors:
- a CDS encoding pyridoxamine 5'-phosphate oxidase family protein codes for MDKAQVTTAIANVLDTSKVGVLSTAYNNKPNSRYMVFYNDDLTLYTKTNINSTKVKEIKENPAAYVMLGYNETTNHSFVEMEATIEVVTDQKVINWLWETQDKSFFDSENDPELCVLKVVPKQVKLMNDKNLDTPVTIEL; via the coding sequence ATGGATAAAGCTCAAGTAACAACAGCAATCGCAAATGTATTAGATACATCTAAAGTGGGTGTATTATCAACAGCATATAATAATAAACCGAATAGTAGATATATGGTCTTTTATAATGATGATTTAACACTTTATACTAAGACAAATATTAACTCTACTAAAGTAAAAGAAATTAAAGAGAATCCTGCCGCATACGTTATGTTAGGGTATAACGAAACGACAAATCATAGTTTTGTTGAAATGGAAGCAACGATTGAGGTTGTAACAGATCAAAAAGTTATTAATTGGTTATGGGAAACTCAAGATAAATCATTCTTTGATTCAGAAAACGATCCAGAATTATGTGTCTTAAAGGTTGTGCCAAAACAAGTTAAATTAATGAATGACAAAAACTTAGATACGCCAGTTACGATTGAGTTATAA